One genomic region from Blastococcus sp. Marseille-P5729 encodes:
- a CDS encoding P-II family nitrogen regulator: MKLITAIIKPFMLGDVKEALESLGVTGMTISEVSGYGRQKGHTEIYRGSEYEVDLVPKIKLEVIADEMDVDGIVNEIVRAANTGKIGDGKVWVTSVDAVVRVRTGERDSDAV; this comes from the coding sequence ATGAAGCTCATCACCGCCATCATCAAGCCCTTCATGCTCGGCGACGTGAAGGAGGCACTGGAGTCGCTCGGCGTCACCGGCATGACGATCAGCGAGGTCTCCGGCTACGGCCGACAGAAGGGGCACACGGAGATCTACCGAGGGTCCGAGTACGAGGTGGACCTGGTCCCGAAGATCAAGCTCGAGGTCATCGCCGACGAGATGGACGTCGACGGGATCGTGAACGAGATCGTCCGCGCTGCCAACACCGGGAAGATTGGTGACGGCAAGGTCTGGGTGACCAGCGTGGACGCCGTGGTCAGGGTGCGTACGGGTGAGCGTGACTCCGACGCAGTCTGA